The following are encoded together in the Flavihumibacter fluvii genome:
- a CDS encoding PorP/SprF family type IX secretion system membrane protein, translating to MLREMRQGWLLMAVIVIMGCSAKVQAQDLHFSQFFNSPLTTNPANTGFIPDADYRIGANYRNQWVSVMEVPYKTISVFGDAQVFRNKIENGWLGLGGVILRDVAGSGNLTSTKVYGSIAYHQMLGYASLLSAGFNVGWANKRIDPTRLKFPDQFNQATGFFDAGIPTSVVFDATSISYVDIQAGLNYAYFPNDKVYVNGGFSVHHLNKPKETFFTSSDFDNRLDPRYIGFLNASLKVNDQVIVNPMAYYTNQSKASELVAGASFNYNLSGDGETQLLGGLFYRSGESIIPLVGFQWKNFRMSFTYDVTTSSLSTYNNNRGAIEFSLVRHGFYDEYNGNQRQSLCPKF from the coding sequence ATGTTACGCGAAATGAGGCAGGGATGGTTATTGATGGCTGTTATAGTTATTATGGGTTGTTCCGCCAAAGTTCAGGCACAGGACCTTCATTTTTCGCAATTTTTCAATTCCCCGCTTACCACAAATCCAGCGAACACAGGTTTTATACCGGACGCGGATTACAGGATTGGTGCAAATTACCGCAACCAGTGGGTGAGTGTGATGGAAGTCCCCTATAAGACAATCAGTGTTTTTGGCGATGCACAGGTATTTCGAAACAAGATTGAAAATGGGTGGTTAGGATTGGGAGGTGTTATCCTCAGGGATGTTGCGGGAAGCGGAAATCTTACTTCTACCAAAGTTTACGGATCTATAGCTTATCATCAGATGCTTGGCTATGCCAGTTTACTTTCAGCTGGATTTAATGTGGGCTGGGCCAATAAAAGGATCGACCCCACACGTTTGAAATTTCCGGACCAGTTTAACCAGGCTACAGGATTTTTTGATGCAGGAATCCCTACAAGCGTGGTATTTGATGCAACTTCAATCAGTTATGTTGATATTCAGGCCGGATTAAATTATGCCTATTTCCCTAATGATAAAGTGTATGTGAATGGCGGATTTTCTGTACATCACCTGAACAAACCTAAAGAAACCTTTTTTACCTCTTCTGACTTTGATAACCGTCTTGATCCTCGGTATATCGGCTTTTTGAATGCCAGCCTTAAAGTGAATGACCAGGTCATTGTGAATCCTATGGCCTACTACACCAACCAGTCGAAGGCAAGTGAACTTGTGGCGGGCGCCAGCTTTAATTATAACCTGAGTGGTGACGGGGAAACCCAGTTGTTAGGTGGTTTGTTTTACCGGTCTGGTGAGTCAATCATTCCTTTAGTGGGCTTCCAATGGAAGAATTTCAGGATGAGTTTTACCTATGATGTAACAACCTCTTCCCTTTCAACGTATAATAATAACCGGGGTGCTATTGAATTTTCACTGGTGCGACACGGATTTTATGATGAATACAATGGCAACCAACGTCAATCACTTTGCCCAAAGTTTTAA
- the recG gene encoding ATP-dependent DNA helicase RecG yields MSFDATILSSPIEYLKGVGPLRADLLKKELNIFTFKDLLDHFPLRHVDKTKVHPISSIHLASDYIQVAGKITALNLMGEGRGKRLVATLKDDSGTLELVWFQAISYIQKSLQLGQPYLVYGKAGYFNGMPQITHPEIEAFSPEKLNGKAFLDPVYPSTEKLKAKSLGGRQIGKLTFGLLSSIQENDLPENLPPSLLQHFSFPSRFEAYQQIHFPVSEERFQKAINRLKFEELFIAQLRLSLIRLQRHRYSKGVVFAQVGQLFNTFYHQFLPFALTAAQKRVLKEIRQDMGQGRQMNRLLQGDVGSGKTMVALLSMLLAADNGFQSSLMAPTEILANQHYQGITSLLKNMPIRVELLTGSVKGSTRKKILKDLAEGGIHLLIGTHALLEDKVQFQKLGLAIIDEQHRFGVEQRARLWKKAEIPPHILVMTATPIPRTLAMTAYGDLDYSIIDELPPGRKPISTVHRYEYARATVMDFIRSEIDKGRQVYIIFPLIEESEKLDYENLMRGYENVKAFFPEPRYWISMVHGRQAPDVKETNMQRFVQHDTQIMVSTTVIEVGVNVPNASVMVIESAEKFGLSQLHQLRGRVGRGCEKSFCILLTGTQLTNEARERLKIMCATNDGFVIAEKDLELRGPGDIEGTRQSGLLNFKLANIVQDKHWLDAAKQLSQTIVAADPTLSAVDNLRLKSFLHAQKGKLAWSKIS; encoded by the coding sequence ATCAGTTTTGACGCAACCATATTATCCAGCCCCATTGAATACCTGAAGGGCGTTGGTCCATTGCGGGCTGACCTCCTTAAGAAAGAGCTTAATATATTTACCTTCAAAGACCTTCTCGATCATTTTCCGCTTCGCCATGTAGATAAGACAAAAGTGCATCCCATCAGTTCAATTCACCTGGCTTCAGATTATATCCAGGTAGCGGGTAAAATCACAGCGCTCAATTTAATGGGTGAAGGAAGGGGGAAAAGATTAGTGGCTACCTTAAAAGATGATTCCGGGACACTTGAATTAGTTTGGTTCCAGGCAATCAGCTATATCCAGAAAAGCCTGCAGCTAGGGCAACCTTACCTGGTGTATGGAAAAGCCGGGTATTTCAATGGTATGCCCCAGATCACACATCCGGAAATTGAAGCTTTTAGTCCGGAAAAGCTGAATGGTAAAGCATTTCTTGATCCAGTTTATCCCAGCACTGAAAAATTAAAGGCTAAATCACTGGGAGGGAGGCAAATTGGAAAACTGACTTTTGGATTACTGTCGTCTATTCAGGAAAATGATCTCCCTGAAAACCTGCCCCCCTCACTGCTACAGCATTTTTCATTTCCTTCACGATTTGAGGCCTACCAGCAAATCCATTTTCCTGTTTCGGAGGAACGCTTTCAAAAAGCCATAAATCGCCTCAAATTCGAAGAATTATTCATTGCCCAATTACGGCTATCCCTCATAAGGTTGCAACGGCACCGTTATTCCAAGGGAGTTGTTTTTGCGCAGGTTGGACAACTGTTCAATACATTTTACCACCAGTTCCTGCCTTTTGCTCTTACCGCCGCCCAGAAGAGGGTTTTGAAGGAAATCCGGCAAGATATGGGACAGGGCCGGCAAATGAACCGGTTGCTGCAAGGAGACGTGGGATCTGGCAAAACCATGGTGGCTTTATTGAGTATGCTTTTGGCTGCGGATAATGGCTTCCAGAGTAGCCTTATGGCACCTACTGAAATATTGGCCAACCAGCATTACCAGGGCATTACCAGCTTATTGAAAAACATGCCTATCCGGGTCGAACTGCTTACGGGTTCAGTTAAAGGTAGTACCCGGAAAAAAATCCTGAAAGATCTTGCTGAAGGCGGGATTCACCTGTTGATTGGTACACACGCATTACTGGAAGATAAAGTACAATTCCAAAAGCTGGGGCTCGCAATAATTGATGAACAACACCGCTTTGGTGTGGAACAAAGGGCCAGGCTATGGAAGAAAGCAGAAATCCCTCCACATATCCTGGTCATGACGGCAACCCCAATTCCACGTACCCTTGCCATGACCGCCTATGGAGATCTTGATTATAGTATCATTGATGAATTGCCCCCGGGCCGGAAACCAATTTCAACAGTTCACCGCTATGAATATGCGCGGGCAACCGTTATGGATTTTATCCGTTCAGAAATAGACAAGGGCCGGCAGGTGTATATTATTTTCCCGCTTATTGAGGAATCCGAAAAACTGGATTATGAAAACCTCATGAGAGGTTATGAAAATGTAAAGGCATTTTTTCCGGAACCCCGTTATTGGATCAGTATGGTACACGGGAGGCAAGCCCCGGATGTTAAGGAAACTAATATGCAACGTTTCGTTCAGCATGATACTCAGATCATGGTTTCAACAACGGTTATAGAGGTCGGTGTAAATGTTCCGAATGCCAGTGTGATGGTGATAGAAAGCGCCGAAAAATTCGGGCTGTCACAATTGCACCAGCTTAGAGGAAGGGTAGGAAGGGGCTGTGAAAAGAGTTTTTGCATATTATTAACAGGCACCCAATTAACCAATGAGGCACGTGAAAGGTTGAAGATAATGTGTGCAACGAATGATGGATTTGTGATTGCAGAAAAGGACCTCGAATTACGTGGTCCCGGCGATATAGAAGGCACCAGGCAAAGCGGTCTGTTGAATTTTAAATTGGCAAATATTGTACAGGATAAACACTGGCTGGATGCAGCCAAACAGTTGTCCCAAACTATTGTGGCGGCAGATCCCACATTATCGGCGGTTGATAATCTGAGGTTAAAATCGTTCCTTCATGCTCAGAAAGGAAAACTAGCCTGGAGTAAAATTTCGTAG
- a CDS encoding PKD domain-containing protein yields MAKYLFIFLITLFSFPAVAQKNTNNLEFVENKGQWDKRVSFMGELGNGAFFLKKTGFTILQHNSADLMKVAELSHGHGKDNSASRHQGADGMALASELSAKNSPKDPADLIIRSHAYSMELVGANETVTIEGSKPQPGYNNYFIGNDRSKWAGGCRIYNTVTYSNIYPNIDIRYFTDEGWVKYEFIVRPGGNPSQIMMRYDGADKLTLNKGELVVKTSVGDIREMPPYTYQQSAKGRVKIDAKYQLKGNTVKFSLGEYDRNATLIIDPTLIFATFTGSLSDNWGYTATYGGDGTLYSGGIVFGNGFPTSPGAFQTTFNANSGQSPFNMGIMKFNTNGSQRVYATYLGGNTTDQPHSLIVNGRGNLVIAGRTSSVDYPSLAQYGPLGGFDIVLTELSADGTALVGSIRIGGSGGDGINTGDSHSGGPKGLLNFYGDDARSEVMLDKDGNIYLASCTQSDNFYVTANAPFKTRNGANQDAVLIKTNPDLSNVLMSTYFGGTDLDAGFVIGVSQTNGDIWICGSTKSTDFPGNKSGTVGPTYSGGETEGFVAIFSNDGTILKKSTFIGTAGKDAVLGFEFDRFDEPYVMGVTYGNWPIINAVYGTPNAKQFVGKLNKDLSGWQYTTTFGTPGALPNISPVAFLVDRCENLYVSGWGGTNLAQYPMSGTSGMEVTSDAIKKSTDNNDFYFIVIKRNASELLYASFFGQNGNFSEHVDGGTSRYDQNGIIYQAMCANCFSQAISSPRPRFPVTPGAWCCSNGYAGANGTGSGAECNLAAIKISFNFAGVGAGPSSYINGIRDTSGCVPLTVKLVDTVQNAQSYIWNFGDGSPELPTTNFEVDHQYNAVGNYQVMLIAIDSTSCNISDTAYINIKVRADEARLDFSATKLPPCESLSFRFDNLSAPPAGKPFNNTSFTWDFGDGTRVISGAESINHSYLSAGTYQVRLILNDTVYCNVGDSLNREFNLSPLVKAQFEIPNGCVPYNAVISNTSIGGQTYFWDFGDGTTSTDKVPVKVFLNSGTFRVKLVVQDANSCNLIDSTFRDVLVQDAPTAGFTFAPVTPVENTPTTFTNTSSPDAVNFFWSFGDGETLETASRIAIDHQYNRTGIFDACLLAINSSGCIDTLCLPVEAVVVPRLDLPNAFTPLGPSPNNQVFVRGFAIGKMKFMIFNRFGQKVFESNSIKFGWDGKYNGVVQPMDVYAYVLDVEFTDGTRATKKGDITLIR; encoded by the coding sequence TTGGCAAAATATCTGTTCATATTCCTGATCACCCTATTTTCTTTTCCGGCCGTTGCCCAAAAGAATACCAACAACCTCGAGTTTGTTGAGAACAAGGGGCAATGGGATAAGCGTGTAAGTTTCATGGGTGAATTAGGTAATGGTGCTTTTTTTCTGAAAAAAACCGGCTTCACAATTTTACAGCATAACTCTGCTGACTTGATGAAAGTCGCTGAACTTTCCCATGGGCATGGAAAAGATAATTCAGCATCCCGGCACCAGGGTGCTGATGGCATGGCCCTAGCAAGTGAATTATCAGCAAAAAATTCTCCTAAGGATCCTGCTGATCTCATTATCCGGTCACATGCATATTCTATGGAATTGGTTGGCGCGAATGAAACTGTAACCATTGAAGGCAGTAAACCTCAGCCAGGCTATAATAATTATTTTATTGGCAATGACCGGTCAAAATGGGCCGGCGGATGTCGCATATATAATACGGTTACTTACAGTAACATTTATCCAAATATTGATATCAGGTATTTTACTGACGAAGGCTGGGTGAAATACGAGTTCATTGTGCGTCCGGGGGGTAATCCGTCACAAATTATGATGCGTTATGATGGTGCTGATAAACTTACCTTGAATAAAGGTGAACTGGTAGTAAAAACAAGTGTTGGCGACATCAGGGAAATGCCACCGTATACCTACCAGCAATCTGCTAAAGGCAGGGTGAAGATAGATGCGAAATACCAGCTTAAAGGCAATACCGTAAAATTTTCCCTTGGTGAATATGACCGCAATGCTACCCTTATCATAGATCCCACCCTTATTTTTGCCACTTTTACTGGTAGCCTATCTGATAACTGGGGTTACACAGCGACTTATGGCGGAGACGGCACACTATATAGCGGTGGTATTGTTTTTGGGAATGGATTTCCTACATCGCCGGGGGCATTTCAAACAACATTTAATGCCAATTCTGGTCAAAGTCCCTTTAACATGGGGATCATGAAATTTAATACTAATGGGTCTCAAAGAGTATACGCTACCTATTTAGGTGGAAATACTACTGACCAGCCGCATAGCCTTATTGTAAACGGCAGAGGAAACCTGGTGATTGCAGGCAGGACATCCTCAGTTGATTATCCCTCACTTGCCCAGTATGGTCCTTTAGGTGGCTTTGATATTGTTTTAACCGAGTTGAGTGCAGACGGTACCGCATTGGTTGGTTCTATCCGTATAGGCGGAAGCGGTGGTGATGGAATTAATACCGGTGATAGTCATTCTGGAGGCCCAAAAGGCCTGTTGAATTTTTATGGAGATGATGCCCGTAGTGAAGTGATGCTGGATAAAGATGGTAATATATATCTTGCATCATGTACCCAGTCAGATAACTTTTATGTAACAGCAAACGCACCATTCAAAACGAGGAATGGGGCTAACCAGGATGCAGTTTTGATCAAGACCAATCCAGATCTTAGCAATGTCCTGATGTCAACCTATTTCGGTGGTACCGACCTGGATGCGGGTTTTGTTATAGGTGTAAGTCAGACAAATGGTGATATCTGGATTTGTGGTTCCACGAAGAGCACTGATTTTCCAGGGAATAAATCAGGTACAGTTGGTCCTACTTATTCGGGTGGTGAAACAGAAGGCTTTGTAGCTATATTTTCCAATGACGGCACAATCCTTAAGAAATCAACTTTTATAGGAACAGCTGGAAAGGATGCCGTGCTTGGTTTTGAATTTGACCGGTTCGATGAACCCTATGTCATGGGTGTTACTTATGGTAATTGGCCAATTATAAACGCGGTGTACGGTACACCTAATGCAAAGCAATTTGTTGGCAAACTAAACAAAGATTTATCCGGCTGGCAATACACGACCACATTTGGAACACCTGGGGCATTACCCAATATTTCACCTGTTGCATTCCTTGTAGATAGGTGTGAAAATCTGTATGTATCGGGTTGGGGTGGAACAAATCTGGCCCAATACCCCATGAGTGGGACTTCCGGCATGGAAGTCACCAGCGATGCAATCAAGAAGAGTACGGACAATAATGATTTTTATTTCATCGTGATCAAGAGAAATGCATCTGAATTATTGTATGCCTCTTTTTTTGGGCAGAACGGAAATTTCTCAGAACACGTTGATGGCGGTACAAGCCGTTATGACCAGAATGGTATTATATACCAGGCGATGTGTGCCAATTGTTTCAGCCAGGCTATCAGTTCCCCCAGACCCCGATTCCCAGTAACTCCAGGTGCATGGTGCTGCTCAAACGGATATGCCGGAGCAAATGGCACGGGCAGTGGTGCCGAATGTAACCTTGCCGCCATCAAGATATCATTCAATTTTGCAGGTGTGGGTGCCGGCCCCTCAAGCTATATCAATGGTATCCGAGATACTTCGGGTTGTGTTCCCCTAACGGTAAAATTGGTGGATACCGTGCAGAATGCCCAAAGCTATATCTGGAATTTTGGCGACGGTAGTCCGGAATTACCAACAACAAACTTTGAAGTTGACCATCAGTATAATGCGGTAGGTAATTACCAGGTAATGCTTATTGCAATCGATTCTACCAGTTGTAATATCAGTGATACCGCTTATATAAATATAAAGGTTCGAGCGGATGAAGCCAGATTGGATTTCAGTGCCACTAAATTACCGCCTTGCGAATCACTATCCTTCCGTTTCGACAATTTATCTGCCCCCCCTGCTGGTAAGCCATTTAACAATACATCTTTCACCTGGGACTTCGGTGATGGCACAAGGGTTATATCTGGAGCTGAAAGCATCAACCATTCCTATCTTTCAGCAGGCACGTACCAGGTCAGGCTGATTTTGAATGATACTGTATACTGCAATGTAGGTGATTCACTGAACCGGGAATTTAACCTCAGTCCGTTGGTGAAAGCCCAGTTTGAAATTCCCAATGGTTGCGTTCCGTATAATGCTGTAATTTCCAACACATCAATAGGTGGACAAACCTATTTCTGGGATTTTGGTGATGGAACAACATCTACAGATAAAGTTCCCGTTAAAGTTTTCCTTAATTCCGGCACTTTCAGGGTTAAACTGGTTGTGCAGGATGCTAATAGTTGTAACCTTATTGATTCCACATTCAGGGATGTCCTTGTGCAGGATGCACCAACAGCAGGATTTACCTTCGCCCCTGTCACCCCTGTTGAAAATACCCCTACCACGTTTACCAATACCTCATCACCGGATGCAGTGAATTTTTTCTGGAGCTTTGGTGACGGTGAAACACTGGAAACAGCATCAAGAATAGCTATCGATCACCAATACAACCGCACAGGTATTTTTGATGCCTGCCTGTTAGCCATTAATTCATCAGGTTGTATTGATACACTCTGTCTGCCAGTTGAAGCAGTGGTGGTTCCAAGGCTTGATCTTCCGAATGCGTTTACTCCATTAGGGCCATCACCCAATAACCAGGTATTTGTCCGGGGATTTGCAATTGGAAAAATGAAATTCATGATTTTTAACCGCTTCGGACAGAAAGTGTTTGAATCAAATAGTATTAAGTTCGGGTGGGATGGAAAATATAACGGAGTCGTACAACCGATGGATGTTTATGCTTATGTACTTGATGTTGAATTTACAGATGGTACACGTGCTACAAAGAAGGGGGATATTACTTTAATTCGATAA